The genomic region TCTGTACCAACACTGATAACAAAAGACGAGGTGAAATATGGACACAAGAATCCAATTTCGAGTCGATGAAGAAACCAAACGTTTAGCTCAACAAATGGCTGAAAGCCAAGGCAGAACGCTAAGTGAGGCCTGTCGGGAACTGACAGAGCAATTAGCCGAGCAACAGAGAAAAATTGAATCGCATCAAGAATGGCTAGCAAACGAGGTCAATCAAGCCTTTGCCAAACTGGAAGAAGGTAATGCCCATTTTATTGAGCAGACAGACGCTCAAACAGAAATGGAACGCCGCAAAGCCAACATTCGCAGCAGGTTCAATAAGGCATGATATTCTGGGAAGAAGAGGCGCTTAACGACCGAGAAAAAATATTTGAATACCTTTACCGTTTTAATCCTCTAGCTGCAGAGCAAACTGATTCCCTTATTGAACAAAGAACGCTTATGCTACTAGAACAACCCGAAATGGGCGTTGTTCGAAAAGGAATTAAAGGCCGTTTGCTCATTATTCCTGAGATATCAATGACAGTGTCGTATTGGATCGACGAGCAGCATATTCGAGTCATGCGAGTATTGCATCACAAGCAAAAATTTCCCTTACGATAACTCAAACATGCCCTTCTAAATCACGGCAACGCTAAAACCATCGATTGAATCGTAAGAACACCACTTGTAGAGCGGCGATTAACGTCATTAACCCCGCAACGATCCAAAAGGCATCAGAGTTATCCGCCCCCGGCATTCCTCCGACATTGATTCCCAGCAATCCGGTTAAGAAACCTAGCGGCAGGAAAATCGCAGCAACAATCGAAAGCATGTACATGCGATTATTCATTTGCTCCGACATGGCACTGGCAATTTCATCTTGAGTGATGGACGCTCGTTCGCGAATGGAATCCAAGTCCTCGATATAACGAAGCAAGTGATCTGAAGTCTGTCTTAAATGGATGTAATCATGGTCGCTGATGAAGGAGAAACGATCCGAAATCAGTTTCTGCATTGCCTCACGTTGAGGCGAGAGATAACGTCGTAACACTATGGCCTGACGACGTAAATCCGCCAAATCAGAACGTAACGAGTGAGAGGCACTGTCGATGACCTTTTCTTCCAAAGACGCGATGGTTTCTTCTTGCGCGTGCAAGGTGCCCTGCATACGGCTGATCAATCGGTCGGTCAGCATCACAATGAATTCACCCACCGTAGTCGGCCCAGCCCCTTGCTCAATTTGTTCGACGATGTCTTGTGCCGACAGCAATCGACGCTTGCGGGTGCTGATGATGCGATACGGCTCGATCCAGATCCGAATCGACACCATATCTTCAGGGTCAGAGTTAGGCGCCAGATTTACCCCTCGCAAGGTCAGCAAGGCACCTTGGCCGAATCGGGTACAGCGAGGGCTGGTTTCATCACACAACAAGCCATCGATGATCACCTGATCCAAACCGCTTTTCTCATTCAACCATTGCTGTGCTTTCTCAGAGGTGTAATCCAGATGAATCCAGGCGGGCGCCCCTTCACTGCCAGCGGTTTCCAGGTCACTCCAATTCAGTGTCTGCCCTTTCTGTGCGCCATTCAAACAATAGGCGTACACCAATCCATCGTTGTCTTTCTGCATTTCTTATTTCTCTAGAGATCCTTACCCAACAGCAATAGTAGTTGAGCTATTCAAATCAAACTAGAGAAACAAAAACTTCAGTTAATAAAGACTCACCCCCACGCCTGCCACAAGCCCATCAGACTGATGACAATCAACACCGAACCCAGCACTCGGAAAAAAGTCGGCGTTTCGGCACTGACCATCTTCTCGTGGAAATGCATTCCAATAAAATGACCTACCGTTGCACAAGGTAATAGCCACAAATGGTGAATTAACTGGAAGTCGACGCCCGCCCAAACAAACGCAGCACATTTGATGATGACCAAGATAAACCAGAGTACAAACAGCGTGTCTCGCAGTTGATGTTTTGCCACATGAGAGGCATACACCGCCACGATAAGCGGAGCACCAATCAACGATGTACCACTGATGTAACCGCCCAACATGAGAAAACCGGTGTCGAGCGTTTTACTGTTACTTTTGAAAGGTTTGTTGAGCACATAGCCGATGGCATAGACGGTCACAATAGCAAAGATGATGCTACTCATAATATGGGAAGGCAGACTTAACAAGCCAAACACACCGATCAGCTTAGGAACAATCATTACCCCAAGCGAGTACTTGAGGTATTTCCAGTCGATGGTCGACACCGACTTGTCGGCATTATCATTTGCCAAACCACTCGCCAATGTCTCTTTCTTTACCTTTTGGTGATTGGCTTTTCTGTGACTAGCATTTCTATGACTAGAGAACGCGATCCAAGAGGAGAACACCAACAGGTGCACCGCAATAATCGGCAGGAACACCAGTGGATCATTTACGATCAAGAGCAAGAACGGCAAGCTCAGTACGGCGCCACCAAAACCTAACCCAGAGCGAACAAAGCCACTCCAGACAAACAACAAACCAATGGCGATGTATTGCCAAGTTTCAAGGTTTTCCATTGAACACATCCTTGTCTGAAAGAGGCTGGATTATGCCTGAAGGTCATGTGGCCCACAATTTCCTGCATCTTAATTTCTAACCAGTTACTCAATAGTTCAAAGTCAATTTCGTACAATCTTTCACGGACGGCTTTCACTAAAATTAAACATCAATTCACTCTATTTTTTTATGTACTGTTTTTTAATTATGAACAAATCAACGCTGTTTCTTCATGGGGTACGCGACACCCTTCCGCTGGTCTTGGCCGCTGTGCCCTTTGGCATTTTATTCGGGGCTTTGTGCCAAGCCTTCGAATTGCCTTTGGCACTTTGTCTGGCGATGTCAGTGTTTGTGTTTGCAGGCTCGTCCCAGTTTGTGGCCGCTAACTTACTGGGTATTGGAACGCCCTGGATGATCGTGGTCGGTGCCACCTTCATCGTGAACCTGCGACACATGATGTACAGCGCGAACCTGATGAAACACGTTCGCCCTTACTCGCAATTAAGACGAGCTATGATGGCTTTTGGCTTAACGGATGAAACCTTTGCCACGGTGCTTAATCGTTTGAATCAGTATCAGGACGAACCCTTTTCCGGCAGTTACTACTTCGGTTCCTACGGGTTCATGTACAGCAACTGGATCTTTTGTAGCTGGCTGGGATTTGTATTGGGCGGTCAACTGGATGACCCTCTCGCCTGGGGGCTGGATGTAGCGATGGTGGTCGCCTTCATCGGAATTGTCACTCCTTTACTGGTAAATCATCTGATGTGGTTGAGTGCCATTCTGGCGGGAACCACCGCCGTTTTGTGTCATGACCTGCCGTTTCAATTAGGCATCGTAGCCTCGGCGTTGGTCGCCATCCTGATCCCCACCTGGTTAAGCCTTCGTCAAAAGGCATCTACCCCGGCTCCGACATCGACATCGACCACAGCGTCGGCATCCAGCCTTGAAGACAGTTTTTAGGAATTAATCACGATGAACACAGAATCACTGACAACCGTTATGACAGATACCGAAATGGTGTTGCTCATTGTAGGAATGATGATGGTTACCTTTGGCGTGCGTTACTTCCCGTTTGCCTTGGCATCAAAAGATAACCTGTGGGGGAAATACCAGAACGTGGTCGAAACAGCGCTGGGTTTTGTGCCGGTCGCGGTACTCACCGCGATCATAGTACCAACTGTACTGATCAGAGATGGGGAAACTGTATCTGTCTCTTTGGACAACTTTCATCTATTGTCCTCCCTTGTGGCATTTGCCGTTGCCTATATAACTCGACACACCTTGCTCACAGTAGTGTCCGGTCTTGCCACCTTTGGACTGTTAAAACTTTTCTTTTAGTCAGTCGACTAATATGAACCACAGCTTGTCATAATCTAACCCTCGTATGACGCAAGGTTGGTTCGCACCACTCCGCTTCATCTATCAGTTTGAGGTCTTTGTGAATCGAGACGCACACCTTACTCCGCAACAACTGACACAAGGGATTCTCTTTGGGCTGATCGCAGCCCTGATCTGGGGAGCCTGGCCAGTGGTCTCTGCGCTGGGCGTTCGTCAATCTTTGGGTGCAAACGACCTGATCTTTTTGCGCTTTACCGTATCCGGGCTTATTTTGTTGCCGCTCTTTTATAAACTCCGGTTTCAGGGCGTAAATCTCGGTAAAGGTTTGGTGTTGGCCTGTGGCGCCGGCTTGGGTTACATCTCACTCTGTTTGTACGCACTGTCATTTGCACCCGCCAGCCACTTCGGTATCATCACGCCCAGCTGCATGCTGACCTTTACCACACTCGGCAGTTGGTTGCTGCTCGGAGAAAAACTGTCGCTCAGTCGAGTATTCGGCTTCATCATTATTATTCTCGGCGTGCTATCGATCGGCTGGTCCAGCCTCCACTCCGACATCAGCAACCCGAATTATCCGGAAAGCTGGAAAGGCGACATCATTTTTGTCTTCTGTGGTTCCCTCTGGGCGCTGTACACCATCAGTAGTCGGGTTTGGCAGGTCGAAGCCTTCCATGCCACTACGCTGGTGTCCGTATTATCGATGTTCATTTACGCACCTATTTATTTTTTTCTGACCGATCCCAAACTGTTCAGCGCTCCGGTATCCGAAGTCGCCTTTCAAGGCGTAATGCAGGGAGTGCTGACCGCAGTCCTGGCTCTGCTGTTCTTCAGTAAATCGGTCAATCTCATCGGTGCCAGCAAAGGGGCCGTGTTTGGTGCTTTAGTTCCGGCGGTTGCCCTGCTACTCTCCATCCCTGTATTGAATGAATTTCCGAGTCTGGTGGAAATCATTGGCGTGATGGTGGTAAGTCTGGGAATGCTGTACGCGCTCGGATTACTTAAAATTAGAAAGCTGGAATACACATCACAACGTGGTGGAAGCTGACAACCTAGAAGTAAGCGTATGAACGAACAACAGAAGCAACAACTAAAAGCGATGCTGGCGCAATTTTCGGAACAAGAGAAGCAGGATCTAAAACAGCAGATGGGCATTGATCTGGACACAGAACTGGACCCGGACAACATAGATCCTGAGCTTGCCAAACTGTTGGTCGACAGCGGTGTCTTATCTTCCCGACCAAAACTTTCCAAGGTCGTAGGCACGGACGTAAGCTGTTCATTTTGTGGTAAGCCCAGTGCCGAAGTTGGCGCATTAATCACATCGCCACAAGGCGCAAAAATCTGTCGCCAATGTATTATTCAATATCAGAAAAGTTAGCAATACCCCAAAAGTTAGCATTAAGTATTACTTCACAGCTAAACACCTTTATTCACCAAACCGAAAGGCAAGCTTCCTCAAGCGCCAACGTCAGATTAAAGAGGAAATTTTCCAAAAAACAGCTATAACTAGGGAACCTTTAGAGAAGAGTCGCCGCTCAAGCCAATGCTTTTCTAGAGTGATAACAACGATAAGGAGTCATCGAAATGAAAGTCAAAACTGCATTATTTCTTAGTGCACTGAGTGTGGGTCTATCCGGTGCGTTTGCAACGCAAGCACAAGCTGAGTGTGGTCATTGCTCAGAGGCACCTGCGAATGCCCAAGCGTATATTATCTCTCCTCAACATGGAGAAACCGTAGACCAAACCTTTACCGTAAAATTCGGTCTTACAGGAATGGGAGTTGCACCCGCTGGGATGGATCGCAAACACACAGGTCACCATCACTTGCTGGTGGATGGCAAGCTGCCTCCGATGGATCAGCCAATGGGCAAAAACGTGAAGCACTTTGGTGGTGGTCAAACCGAAACCACGCTAACGCTAACGCCAGGCACACACACCCTGCAATTAATTCTGGGCGACATGAAGCACCAACCGCATAATCCGCCGGTGGTGTCTGAGCCAATCACGATTACAGTGAAATAGTTTTAATACCCATCACAGTCTCGTTTTCCTTGCTGTGGTGGGTTCCCTTCCCAAAACATTAATCAGTTCCTGATAAATTGATCAATGTCACTTAGACTTAATCAAAATGTATTAGTTTTTATATTCTAGAAACAAAGAACACAATCGCTCGAAAAGAGACTGAAGCAATGAGTCATTCTGAATTTGCTGATTATCTGTGCGAACAACTCATGCCGATTGGCCCGGTGCGGGCAAAACGCATGTTCGGTGGATATGGGCTTTTTCTGGACGACCTTATGTTTGGTTTGATTGCGGACGATGTGCTCTACTTAAAAACTGATGAGCTGACGCGACCGAACTTTGAAAGCCTCGGACTGGAACCGTTTTCCTATTCGAAAAAGGATAAAGTCGTTTCACTGAGCTATAGTCAAGCGCCTGAGGATGCGATAGAAGACCCACATTTATTATGCGAGTGGGCAAATGCAGCCTTTGGTGCAGCGCTTCGATCTGCAAACAATAAGAAAAAAAATAAGTAACAAAAGGCGAGCTATGTTCCAAAAAATCCTGCTATGGGTTTTCGTTGTGCTGTTTATTTTATGTGCCGCGTTATACACCCGTTTTTATACATTAGGCCAAGAGTCAAAAGACTATACGGCAATGGGCCTC from Litoribrevibacter albus harbors:
- a CDS encoding zinc transporter ZntB, with protein sequence MQKDNDGLVYAYCLNGAQKGQTLNWSDLETAGSEGAPAWIHLDYTSEKAQQWLNEKSGLDQVIIDGLLCDETSPRCTRFGQGALLTLRGVNLAPNSDPEDMVSIRIWIEPYRIISTRKRRLLSAQDIVEQIEQGAGPTTVGEFIVMLTDRLISRMQGTLHAQEETIASLEEKVIDSASHSLRSDLADLRRQAIVLRRYLSPQREAMQKLISDRFSFISDHDYIHLRQTSDHLLRYIEDLDSIRERASITQDEIASAMSEQMNNRMYMLSIVAAIFLPLGFLTGLLGINVGGMPGADNSDAFWIVAGLMTLIAALQVVFLRFNRWF
- a CDS encoding DUF4399 domain-containing protein; this encodes MKVKTALFLSALSVGLSGAFATQAQAECGHCSEAPANAQAYIISPQHGETVDQTFTVKFGLTGMGVAPAGMDRKHTGHHHLLVDGKLPPMDQPMGKNVKHFGGGQTETTLTLTPGTHTLQLILGDMKHQPHNPPVVSEPITITVK
- a CDS encoding TfoX/Sxy family protein, producing MSHSEFADYLCEQLMPIGPVRAKRMFGGYGLFLDDLMFGLIADDVLYLKTDELTRPNFESLGLEPFSYSKKDKVVSLSYSQAPEDAIEDPHLLCEWANAAFGAALRSANNKKKNK
- a CDS encoding DMT family transporter, giving the protein MTQGWFAPLRFIYQFEVFVNRDAHLTPQQLTQGILFGLIAALIWGAWPVVSALGVRQSLGANDLIFLRFTVSGLILLPLFYKLRFQGVNLGKGLVLACGAGLGYISLCLYALSFAPASHFGIITPSCMLTFTTLGSWLLLGEKLSLSRVFGFIIIILGVLSIGWSSLHSDISNPNYPESWKGDIIFVFCGSLWALYTISSRVWQVEAFHATTLVSVLSMFIYAPIYFFLTDPKLFSAPVSEVAFQGVMQGVLTAVLALLFFSKSVNLIGASKGAVFGALVPAVALLLSIPVLNEFPSLVEIIGVMVVSLGMLYALGLLKIRKLEYTSQRGGS
- a CDS encoding AzlD domain-containing protein, which codes for MNTESLTTVMTDTEMVLLIVGMMMVTFGVRYFPFALASKDNLWGKYQNVVETALGFVPVAVLTAIIVPTVLIRDGETVSVSLDNFHLLSSLVAFAVAYITRHTLLTVVSGLATFGLLKLFF
- a CDS encoding type II toxin-antitoxin system RelE/ParE family toxin, with translation MIFWEEEALNDREKIFEYLYRFNPLAAEQTDSLIEQRTLMLLEQPEMGVVRKGIKGRLLIIPEISMTVSYWIDEQHIRVMRVLHHKQKFPLR
- a CDS encoding AzlC family ABC transporter permease, which codes for MNKSTLFLHGVRDTLPLVLAAVPFGILFGALCQAFELPLALCLAMSVFVFAGSSQFVAANLLGIGTPWMIVVGATFIVNLRHMMYSANLMKHVRPYSQLRRAMMAFGLTDETFATVLNRLNQYQDEPFSGSYYFGSYGFMYSNWIFCSWLGFVLGGQLDDPLAWGLDVAMVVAFIGIVTPLLVNHLMWLSAILAGTTAVLCHDLPFQLGIVASALVAILIPTWLSLRQKASTPAPTSTSTTASASSLEDSF
- a CDS encoding sulfite exporter TauE/SafE family protein, translated to MENLETWQYIAIGLLFVWSGFVRSGLGFGGAVLSLPFLLLIVNDPLVFLPIIAVHLLVFSSWIAFSSHRNASHRKANHQKVKKETLASGLANDNADKSVSTIDWKYLKYSLGVMIVPKLIGVFGLLSLPSHIMSSIIFAIVTVYAIGYVLNKPFKSNSKTLDTGFLMLGGYISGTSLIGAPLIVAVYASHVAKHQLRDTLFVLWFILVIIKCAAFVWAGVDFQLIHHLWLLPCATVGHFIGMHFHEKMVSAETPTFFRVLGSVLIVISLMGLWQAWG
- a CDS encoding ClpX C4-type zinc finger protein, which translates into the protein MNEQQKQQLKAMLAQFSEQEKQDLKQQMGIDLDTELDPDNIDPELAKLLVDSGVLSSRPKLSKVVGTDVSCSFCGKPSAEVGALITSPQGAKICRQCIIQYQKS
- a CDS encoding type II toxin-antitoxin system RelB/DinJ family antitoxin, which produces MDTRIQFRVDEETKRLAQQMAESQGRTLSEACRELTEQLAEQQRKIESHQEWLANEVNQAFAKLEEGNAHFIEQTDAQTEMERRKANIRSRFNKA